In the genome of Pseudanabaena mucicola str. Chao 1806, the window AAAGTGATCTACACCGTTAGCCGTGCGGGTATCCCAAATTCTAATTTGATGCAAAATCCATCTGGCAAGCCAGCTTTTAATTCCCTTTTCTAAATTTGATTCTTGCAGATATTGATGCTGCAAGTCCCATGCATAGCGAATTGGTGAATGTACATAGGAAATATGCAACTGATGAGGAGAAGTGAGTACTCCTTTAGCAACGGCATGGGAACTGGAAATAATTAAGTCATACTCCGAGAGATCAAGTTGTTCGATCGCAAGGGGCATCAGTGGCAAATATTGCCGAAATTTGTTTTTTGCGAAGGGTAGGTTTTGAATAAAAGTAGTTGTAACTTGTTTGTTGTGAATATATCCCCGATGCGAATCTTCTAGAAAATCAACTAATGCAAATAAATCTGCATGGGGAAACAAATTTAAAATTTGCTCAACAACCCGTTCTGACCCCGAATAATTAACAAACCATTCATGAATGATCGCAATTCGTAAACTTTCTAACTTTGACATACAGCACTGAACAGAGTTGCTAAAACCAAAATTTTTATGGGATGACCAGCATCATGCAGACAGCTTTAGAAATTTTGGAATATAGTTACAATAGCAATTTTGCAACTGCCAATCCTATGAAGTTTCACCATGTCTCTTCGACCTTAGCCAACTTTATGGCAATTGCGAGTGTTATCAGTCTTTCTGCTGTGACATTCACACCCTTGATTCCCAGTTCAGTGATCGCTCAAGAAGCAGGTGAACCCGTCACCACCACTTCAACACCTCAATCGATCGCTTTAGCTAAATATCTCAAACAAATTGGCGCAAAGGTATATACAACCTACTGGTGTCCCCATTGTCATAACCAAAAAGAACGCTTCGGTAAGGAAGCCGTAAAATTTTTACAGGTAATTGAATGTGATCGACGTGGTGTTAATCCCCAAACCCAACTTTGTATCGACAAAAAAATTCGTGGATTTCCCACATGGGAGATTAATGGCAATTTTTATATAGGCGATCGCTCGTTAGAAAGCCTAGCAAATTTATCAGGATATCGTAATGGTATTTAAATGTTATTCAGGCGATAAGCACTCGTATATTTCAGTATGTTATTTGAGTATGTTCAAAACAAATCTATAAGTCTGCATAGATCTGCATAGATTAGACTTTAGTCTAGGGTAATTACCGTCTAACTAAAAATAGTAATTTTCTGCATAAACATTGTATATAGGTTAAGAAGGCATTTGATCAGCCTTTAATTTTGCCCGTTTGTTTTTTTTTGATTACCGCGAACCTTGCAGGCTAATATGTCTACTCTTGTCATTGTCGAATCGCCCACTAAGGCACGCACCATCCGTAACTTCTTGCCCTCAGAGTATCGAGTTGAGGCATCAATGGGTCATGTGCGCGATTTGCCACAGTCAGCTAGTGACATCCCTGCGGAGTTAAAATCCTCTGAGTGGGCAAAACTAGGCGTAAATGTTGATGCTGACTTTGAGCCACTGTATATCGTGCCTGACGATAAGAAAAAGATCGTCCGTGAACTAAAAGCTGCTCTCAAGGGTGCAAAAGAATTAATCCTTGCAACTGACGAAGACCGCGAAGGGGAAAGTATTTCTTGGCACTTGTTACAAATTTTGCAGCCAAAAGTACCAATCAAGCGCATGGTTTTTCATGAGATTACCTCGGAGGCAATCAAAGGTGCTTTGAAAAATTGCCGCCAAATCGATAATCGACTTGTCCATGCCCAAGAAACCCGCCGCATCCTCGATCGCCTTGTTGGTTACACTCTCTCACCTTTGCTCTGGAAAAAAATTGCATGGGGACTCTCCGCAGGACGAGTGCAGTCGGTAGCAGTGCGTCTCATTGTGAACCGTGAACGTGAGCGTCGTGCATTTAAATCAGCTAATTATTGGGACTTGAAAGCAAATCTCTATGCTCCAAAACAGGAATTTCCCGTGCAGCTAGTCTCCGTTGGTGGGACGAATATCGCCACTGGTAAAGACTTTGATGAAACCACAGGCAAAATTCCTAAGGGGCGCAAGGTTTTATTGCTTGATGAAGCAGGGGCGATCGCCCTCAAAGAGCGACTTAATGGCAAAGTTTGGACTGTCAGTAACCTTGAAGAACGTACCACCTCACGTAAACCATCACCGCCCTTCACCACTTCTACCATGCAGCAGGAGGCAAACCGCAAATTGCGTCTGTCGGCGAGGGACTCGATGAGGGTAGCCCAAGCTTTGTACGAGCAGGGCTACATCACCTATATGCGTACTGACTCCGTACATTTATCACAACAGGCGATCGCGGCAGCACGTCAATGCGTGACCAAGATGTATGGCAGTAACTTCCTCAGCAAGGAACCTCGTCAGTACGTCACCAAATCTAAAGGTGCACAGGAAGCCCATGAAGCGATCCGTCCCGCAGGTGAAACTTTCCGCACACCTCAAGAAACAGGTTTATCTGGTCGTGAGTTGGCTCTGTATGACCTGATCTGGAAGCGTACCGTTGCCTCACAGATGGCAGATGCCCAGTTAACCATGCTCAGCGTCCAGTTGACGGTTGAGGATGCCATCTTCCGTGCTTCGGGCAAGCGGATCGACTTCGCAGGATTTTTCCGCGCCTATGTCGAAGGCTCCGATGATCCAGATGCGGCATTAGAGGAAAAGGAAATTACCTTGCCCCCACTCAAAGTGGGAGATCATCCCGTCTGTCGTGAATTAAATACAGTTGGGCATGAAACTCAACCACCTGCCAGATATACAGAAGCAGCTCTTGTGAAAATGTTGGAAAGTGAAGGCATCGGTCGTCCTAGTACTTATGCCAGCATTATCGGTACGATCTGCGATCGCGGTTATGTTCAGCTAGTGAATAATGCCCTGATTCCGACTTTTACTGCCTTTGCTGTAACGAATTTGTTAGAGGAGCATTTCCCCAATCTCGTTGATCCCAGCTTCACCTCGAAAATGGAACAGACCCTCGATGATATTTCTACAGGTAGCGTCGATTGGTTGCCCTACCTAAAAGAATTTTATTCTGGAGAACAGGGGCTAAGTGGACAGGTCAAAGCTCGTGATAGTCTCATCGATGGCGAAGCAGCAAGGACAGTGCATCTTGAAGGTTTAGATGATGATGTTAAGGTAAAGATTGGTAAATTTGGAGCTTATATCCAAGTTGGTGAAGGTGATCGCACTGTCAATTCCTCGATCCCTCAAAACCTGACTCCTTCAGATCTCGTACCCGAAAAAATCGAATTGCTCCTAAAGCAAAAACTTGAAGGTCCCGATCAAATAGGTATTCATCCTGAAACTAATGAACCAATCTTCATGATGATGGGTCAATATGGTCCCTACGTGCAGTTAGGTCAATCAACTGAAGCTCTCCCTAAACCTAAACGAGCCTCATTACCCAAAGGTATCCAACCTGAACAGGTTAATCTTGATCTTGCGGTCAAGTTGCTTGCTTTGCCTCGTACTTTGGGTGCACATCCTGATACTGGCAATCGCGTATTTGTGAATACAGGTCGTTTTGGTCCCTATGTTTGTCATGTCAAAGGAAATGGTGATAAAGACGATAACCGATCACTCAAATCCACTGACGACCCTTACACGATTACCTTTGAACGTGCTATAGAATTACTAGCTCAGCCTAAGACACTACGAGGAACTGCTGCCGCTAAAGTCCTCAAATCCCTTGGCAAACATCCCGATGATGATGATGCGATCGAGATTCTGGATGGTAAATATGGGGCTTATGTCAAGCATGGCAAAGTAAATGTATCCCTGACAAAGGAGCAATCCGTCGATACACTTACCCTAGATGAAGCGCTGTCCATGTTAGCTACTAAATCGAAATCGAGTAAAAGTACTAGCAAGCGCACTAAGGCAAGCGAAACTACCAAGAAAACCGCGACCAAAAAGGCTAATACAAAGTCTACGGTAGCTAAGGCAGCTACAAAAACTGCTGTCAAGAAAAAGACAACTACTACCAAAAAAACTGCAGCCACAAAGTAATTTCATGAACGTGAGTTCGATCAAGTCATTTGTGCGGCTCTCGGCATGGCGAAATGAAGTTTTCATTACTTCTGCTTATTTAATCTTAAAAACTCACGCCAGTTCGTGTTGAGCTGGCAAATTTTCAAAGCCCAAAAGTAAAAGCCTTGCTAAGCAAGGCTTTTACTTTTGGGCTTTGAGAGAGGGTTTGCGTAGCAAACCCTCTCTCAAAGCATGTTTCAAATTATCCCGATCTCACGTTAAAAACTCAGAAAGAAAAGCATTGATCAACAAGGCTTTTCTTTCTTTACTAATGTTAGTGATGAGTGCTAATTTGTCGATTTTTGAAGAAATTGACTAATTTTTATGGCGGCTTCTCTTAATTTTTCAGGAGGATATACTAGTGCAAACCTGACATACCCTTCACCATGCTTACCAAAACCTGCGCCTGGGGAGAGTGCAATTCCTGTCTCCGCAATTAAATCTAGACAAAATTTGACAGAATCATGAGCATAAACTTCTGGTAATTTTGCCCAGAGATACATAGTGGCAGCAGGGCGTGGAACCTGCCAACCAATTGTTTGCAGAGCCTCAATCATCACATCACGTCGCGTTTTAAAGGTGTTAACTACATGGTCAATGTAGGTGCGATCGCCTGATAAAGCTTTAATTGCTCCGCGCATAATGCCTTGATATTGATTGAAATCGACTACAGCTTTAATCTGTCGCAAGGCTCTAATTAATTCGCGATTACCAACGGCAAAACCAACACGAAACCCACCCATATTATAGGATTTGGACATAGTGAAAAATTCAATGCTGACTTGGCGATCGCGATCAGCTTGCAAGATCGAAGGCGGACTTGAGCCATCAAAGACTAGATCAACATAGGGAAAGTCATGCACTAAGGCAAGATGATGCTGTTGGCAAAATTCCACTGCCGATTGGAAAAACTCTAGGGAAGCCGTTGCAGTCGTAGGGTTGTGAGGATAACTCAACACCATCATTTTCGACTGGGCTAAGACTACGGACGGAATATCGGCAAATACTGGCAAAAAGCTATTCTCAGCAAGTAAGGGCATTCCATAAACTTGACCACTTGCCATGTGAACCCCGCCATAATGGGATGGATACCCGGGGTCTTGTAAAAGAGCAAAATCATTGGGATTGAGTAAGGCTAAGGGTAAATGTGCTGTGCCTTCCTGAGAGCCAATGAGTGGTAATACTTCCGTTTCAGGATCAACGGTTACACCAAATCGTTGGGTGATCCATCGGGCGACGGCTTCCCGAAAGTCGAAGGTACTTCCAAATAGTGAATAGCCGTGAGTACTTGTGTCACTTAATGCTTCTGCGATCGCCTCTAAAATAAATTTGTCAGTGGGCAAATCCGAAGAACCTAATGACAGATCAATTACTTGTTTGCCTGATGCTTTGACGCGACTTTTGGCAATGTCCATATCGGCAAACACATTTGACTGAAGAGGCAGGAGGCGATCGGCAAATTGCATAAGACAAGAAAAAATGACGATATAACCAATTTTACGTCAACTCTCTCAGAATTATTGCAGTTTTCCAATGCGTGCGTCCTCTTTTGAAAACTCATAGTAAAGGTATTGCAGTTGTCATTTTGACGTAGGCAAAATGACAACTGCAATGGAGGTACACACCACACTTTCTAAATGATTGCGATAACATAGAGGCAGTTGTCGCAATTTTCTGGAGAAAAAGAGCTATGGTTTGCTGTAACCCCAAAGCTAAACTTGCTAAAGCTGTCAAATTACATCGCAATTTTCATTTCAAAACTGGGCTGTTGCTCGATCAAGGTGTGCGGCTCTTTGGTGTGCATAAATTTCCTCTCACCAAACCCCTATACAAAGCTGCTAAAGTTGCAGGCTATACAAATGTTGCTCTCGCCAGTATTGCACTTGTTTTGCTAGAAGACTAAGATGACACTTAGCACGATTCGTATATAGGAAAATTTCGTATGATTACATTGACCGATGCCGCGATCGCTCGCGTGAGAAATCTGCAAAACCAACGAGCCACTTCCGCACCTTTGCGTCTAGGGATTAAGCAAGGTGGTTGCTCTGGGTTGTCTTACTTGATGGACTTCGCAGAACAATTAGAAACTGATGATAATGAGTATGAATATAATGGTGTCAAAATTGTCATCAACAATAGCAATTTGCCTCAGTTGCAAGGACTAGAACTCGACTATACCGAAGATCTTTTAGGCGGTGGCTTCCGTTTCCGTAATCCTAATGCGAGCAAGTCTTGCAGTTGTGGAACTTCCTTTGCTACTCCTAAAGAACTTGGTGCACCTGTAGCCTGCAGCTAATAACATCTTAAAAAAGAAGCCTCGCATTGCGAGGTTTCTTTTTTAAGTGATTTGTTGAATGTTTTCTTCCCAATGTTTGCCATCAAAAGGCACGATTGCAAAGAGAGGCATTGCTTTAGTAAACTAAAAAACCATAGTTTTGTTCCGCCCGCGTAGCGGGCGGAACAAAACTATGGTTTGGGTTTTAATTAAGTTGAGCTACTTACTTCATCAGATTGGATGGAATTTTGATTTTGCCTGAATTATAATCATCCCAAGCTCGATACAGTAATCTTGCTCTTTTTTCTGCTGTCTCCTCGTAGGCTTGGATCTCGGCGCGAAGTAGCTTTTTCATCAATGGACGTTTAGATAACTCTAGTAATTCCTGTAGTTCTACTTCTGAAAAGTTTGCTTCTAATCGTGACACATATTGAGATTCTACATGTTTCCATCCAGCCACTCTTGCCAAAGTCTGTTGCAACCACTCACTAAACTTAGTTCTTGTTCCCGTACCATAGGCAATATCGACACTGTTCCAGAAATATAAGTCGTACTGCTTGCCGATCCCTAATTCAACTAAGAGTTCTCTTGCTAGTTGTCTCTTTGAATTGAGCGGAGTGGTAATTGGGGAAGGCGATCGCTCATCTTGATTATTGTCAGCATAGGTGGCGATCGCAGGAAATGCTATCCAAGAAATCCAAGCTATTAATATCAGAGAATGTTTCAAGTTTTTCATAATTGCCTTTAAATTCAATAATCTAGGGAAGACTTCATCAAAATAAAGTCAATCAAGTAAGAATTTATTTTCCTGCTACGCAGCATAGATCATAGTTTACTGCTCTATTTTTTAATTAATCCCAGCTACTCAGTTACGACATTGTGAGAAGATTAAGCAGAGATAAATATAGTTATGTTTTTGGCTAATAAATCAATCAAGGGATCAATGAGATATCTGCTGCGTCGCTTTGTAGCTTGGTTTGTGATCGCTCTATTGTTATTAACTGCTCTTTGGGGTTGTACTAATGGCAGAGTCATTAACGCCAATAGATTTGGCATAACTGATCGCACAGAGGAGCGCATCGTTTTAGGTACAACCAGCAAAATCCGCACCCTTGATCCTGCCGATGCCAATGAATTTTTTATTAGCAATGTTTTTTACAACACTCTCGAACGTCTTTACACCTACAAAGAAGGCTCCAATGAGATTGTGCCGCAACTGGCGACAGATATGCCCAAAGTTAGCGATGATGGCTTAACTTACACCGTAACTTTGCGGACTGGCATCAAATTTCATGATCGCACTAACTTTAATGCCTATACGATGAAATTTGCCTTGGAACGCTTCATTAATGCCAAGGGAACACCAGCCTATATTTTGGGTGATGTGATCGAATCAATTTCTGCCCCTAATGACACCGAACTGATTTTCAAACTCAAACAGCCTTTACAATTTTTTCCCAAGTTTTTAGCCTTTACAGGTGCAGCCGCAATTTCACCTCAGGTTTACAAACATATTAAGGACGAAAAAACAGGTCGCCTTTTATTCTTGCCCGATAAATTAGTGGGTACAGGTCCCTATCAAGTCACCCAGTTTGTCGAAGGTAGTTATTTACGTCTGGATGCATTCCCTGACTATTGGGGCAAAAAACCGATTAACAAAGGTATTGATATCCAGTTTTTCTCATCTAATGCTAACTTGCTCAATGCCTTTAAAACAGGATCCGTAGACATTGCTTTTCAGACGCTCACGCCCACACAAGTCAAGAATGTTGAAGCCAATGCTAAGCAAAATGGTTGGAAGATAGCTTCAGGACAGGGAGCAACAATTCTCTATCTGGTTTTGAATACGCAGCAATCACCACTCAATGATGTGCGCGTCCGGCAAGCTCTTGCGGCAGCGATCGATCGCCCATTGCTCGAATCACGCATATTTTTTAATCAACGCGCCCCACTCTATAGTTTAGTTCCTAGTGCTTTTGCGGACTCTAAGCCTGTATTTGAGCAAAAATATGGCGACAATGGCAACAGCAAACTCGCAAGGCAACTACTACAAGAAGCAGGATATTCTGACGATAAACCTGCTCAAGTCACGATTTGGTATCCACCAAAATATGGTGGCAATGGCGATCTTGTGGCAAGTACTCTCCGTGCTTCTATTCAGAAAAATGTCGGTAGAATTCTGCAAGTCAAGACAGAACGGGTGGAAAATGCAGTGGGCTATGCATTTATTGACAAAGGTGTATATCCCAGCTATTTGCTAGACTGGACTCCAGATATTCTCGATCCCGATAACTACATCAAGCCATTCCTCGATTGTGAAGAAGCGGAAGGCGATCGCTGTAAAAAAGGTGGTAGTCAGTTCCAAGGCTCGTTTTATCACAATCCAAAAATGAATGAATTAATTGCTAATCAGCGTAAAGAGCGTGATGCAGCAAAGCGATCGCAAATTTTGCAACAAATTCAAGACCTGTTAGCTCAAGATGTTCCATTCATTCCTCTCTGGCAAAACAAAGAATATGCCTTTGCTCAAAAAGGAGTCGAGGGAGTCAAAATCGAACCTAACCAACAGCTTCCCTATTGGAATATTTCCAAGTCATGACAGCCAGTGTAAGGCGGTGCTTTACGCTGCTGCCTTACATTAAAACGGCGACAGCTATAATGCCCGAAACTAATCCATAAAAAAAGCCTCGCATTGCGAGGCTTTTTTTATGGACTAGTTTCGCTAACCGATAATTGATAATTTGCGCGATCGCCATTTGCCGTACCGACCCAAATTTCATATTGTCCCGATACCCAAGCACCTGACAATTCAGGACTCTTACCACTGCGACAATAGATCCCATCAGGACCTTTGACCAATAAAGACAAGTTGCGATCACCCGATACACTCAAGCTTAAAAAACCAAAATTTTTCAAGATTGTTAAAGTGTGGTTGGGAGATTGATCAGCTAATCCTTGACATGAACCATTAGCTTTACTGGTAGCGATCACTTGCAAAGGCACATCTCCCCCTCCCTTACCATAATAAACTTGAGGATCGGGAGTAAATCTTGGCGAGATTGGCTTAAGCGTTTCTTGGCTCATGACTGGAGCAACAGATAACAAAATAGGTGCTAAAGCAACTCCCAGTAAAGTAATTGGCTGTTTCAAGAATTTCATTTTTGAACTATTTCACTCAAAGACAAAGTATAACTAAAAGATTGATTGACGTTTTTAGAACCAACCCAAATTTGATAAGTACCTCTAGGTAAGCGTCGATTGGCTTGTGGATAACGCCCACCCGACTCATCATCGGCACAAATCACAATGCCATTAGGTCCTTTTACTAGCATGGTTGGGTCATCATTAACATTATTGGTATAAACCAAGAGATCCAGCAAAGGAAAAGTTTCGTTCAAAGTAATCGTGTGATTTGGTTCAGTGTTTGCAAAACCACGACAATTATCCGCAATTCCCGCTAGACTCGCAAGACTAACATTCCCCCCTCCATTACCTTGCAACTTTTCAGGATCTGGTCGAAAATTGCGATCTAGCGCGATCGCGCGTTGAGCAAAACTAGGAGCAGCGATCGCCAAAGTTGCGGCAATTCCTACCAAGGCTCCCCAGCCTAGATTAGCCATATTCACTTGGCAATTCTTATAAATGTCCATACTTGACTCCATTGAGGTCTAGTTACATTAACTTAAATGCACTAATTTGGTACTTGCTGTATTTTCAGGCTTTACTTCAAGGATGCACTGTACTAAACATCAGGACAAAATAGCAGTAATTTTGTTCCCAATCTCATTCTTTTAACAATTGCAATGCTATTTAGAAAAAAAGTTAGCGATCACAAACCAAAACCAGAAGATGAGTTGTGGGGCAAAGCCCCACAACTCATCTTCTGGTTTTATGTCCTGAGCAAAACTTGGTTTGCTATAGAACTATTGTAACAAAATATTAAGTTATTGCCGTCATAACGGCATGACTCCTTGACAGCACAAAATTCTCCCTGTACCTTAGTTGCATACCCGGGTATTCACTGTTCTTAACCACTATGCAAGACAAGCAAAAGGTAACTTTTTATCTCCCCGAACGACTACATCAGCAGCTTAAGATTCGCTCTGCTATTGATGGTGATTCGATGTCAGACTTGGCAGAAAAGGCAATTAGCTTTTACCTATCCCACGCTGACATTGTTGAGTCTTCAGGCATCGGGCATACTCATCAAACTTATAACTGTCCAAGCTGTTCTCAGACAGTCGTAATCCGTAATGGTGACTTGCTAGCCATCGGCGGCAATCGTACTCAGACTTTACCTGTAACTGTTGGCAAGGCTGACAGCGCAGGTGAAGAACTAGTATCCATTAACTGAATTTCTAGATTCTAGATTATTAATTTTATCTGTAGACAAGGTGAGGATGGAGGCGTAAACCTCTGTATTACTATATGCAAGAACAACTTAGCATTTTAATTCAAGCCCAATATCCCTTGATCTACCTCAACACCCCAGAGGAAGAAAGAGCAGAACGGGCGATCGCTACCATCTCCCAACTCAAACCAGTACGTCGCGTCTTTGTATGGACTTCGACTCGTGGCATTGTTGAGCATGGTCAAGCGACAGCAGCAGCCCAACACAACACCGAGTCAATCCAAGCAGCTTTGCAATGGGTTATCCGTGCTGATCAAAAAGATCCTGCTATTTACATCTTTAAAGACGCACATCCTTTCTTTGATCATCCAGTAGCTGTTAGATTCTTACGTGATGCAGTGGCTAACTTTAAGGGCACTCAAAAAACTATCATTTTGATGTCGCCTATCCAAGTAATCCCTGTTGAATTAGAGAAAGACATCGTTGTACTTGATTTTCCTCTGCCAGATATTAAAGCGATCGAAGAAGTTCTCGATCAGCAACTAAGTCAAATTCGCACCAAGAAAATATCTTCAGAAACTCGCGAAAAGCTTGTCAGGGCAGCACTAGGGCTTACTCAAGATGAAGCTGAAAAAGTTTATCGCAAAGCCCAAGTCACCAGTGGTCGTCTCACCGAAGAAGAAGTCGCAATTGTCCTTTCCGAAAAGCAACAACTGATTCGGCGTAATGGCATTCTCGAATATATCGAAGATGAAGAAGATTTAGATGCAGTTGGGGGACTAGAAGAGTTAAAGCACTGGTTGCAACAGCGATCGAATGCCTTTAGCCAAAGAGCCAGAAACTATGGATTACCCCAACCCAAAGGAATGCTGATTCTCGGTGTCCCTGGTTGTGGAAAATCCTTAATTGCCAAGACTACGGCTCGACTATGGTCGCTGCCACTCATTCGCCTTGATATGGGTCGCGTTTATGATGGTTCCACTGTAGGTAAGTCAGAGGCAAATTTACGCAATGCCCTCAAAGTTGCCGAATCGATTTCACCAATGATTCTATTTATTGATGAACTCGATAAAGCTTTTGCTGGCGGGGCAGGTTCGGCAGATTCTGATGGTGGTACATCATCACGAATCTTTGGTACGTTCCTGACATGGATGCAGGAAAAGAAATCGCCTGTATTTGTTATGGCAACTGCCAATCGTATCGAAAAATTACCGGGGGAATTTCTGCGGAAGGGGCGGTTTGACGAGCTATTCTTCGTTGATTTGCCTAATTCTGAAGAGCGGAGAGATATCTTCCGAATTCATTTACGGAAGCGTCGTCCAGATTTAGAAAGGTTCGATCTTGAGCAGCTATCGAAAGTGAGCGATGGTTTTTCGGGGGCAGAGATCGAGCAAGCGGTAATTGCCGCTATGTATGAAGCTTTTGCCCAAGATCGGGAGTTTACACAGCTAGACATCATTTCGGCTGTGAAATCCACAACTCCCCTTTCACGCACGATGACTGAGCAGGTTGCTGCTCTGCGTGACTGGGCAAGGATGCGGGCAAGACCCGCCGCCACCTCTGTCGCTGAATATCAGCGTATGGAGTTTTAATAAGCTTAGTCCTGCTGTTTCGTAGTCAGCAGGTTTAAGGCTAGATTATAAAGAATGTCTTATCAAAAGACAGTCGATCTAGCAGCTAACATAGGAGGAAGAACCACCAACACTCTTATGTCTCACGTTTGAGTCAACCGTCAAGTTCACTATTGAATTAACAATTGTTTACAGGAGCAAGACTATTATGTCTCATTTCAGCACACTTCGCACAAAAATTACTGATGCCGAAGTCCTCAAGTCGTCCTTGCGCGATCTAGGTATCAGTGTTAACACAGAAGCTGATGTTCGTGGCTATAATAGCCAACGCATTCGTGCCGACATCGTGGCAACTCTTGAAGGTGATTATGATTTGGGTTGGTCGCGTAATGCCGACGGTTCTTTTGATCTAATCGCTGATCTCTGGGGTGTTGCGAAAAAGCACAATCAGACTGAACTGATCAATTCGATCAACCAAAAGTATGCAGTGAATAAGGCTCTAGCCGAAGTGAAGCGTCCTGGTCTAAGCAATGCCAACGTCAAACTCGTCTTGCAGTAAGGTGTCGAATCTTGCGAGTTAAATATGCAAAAAACGGGCTAGTCATATCTTTGGCTAGCCCATTTTTTGTTTTCTAGCTTCACATTTCTCGTTTTTAAATGTAAAATAATAATACATAATACGAGCTAACGTCGCCCCAATGGAAATTGCGATCGCCCTCTTGCAACATTACAGTTTCGATCTTGGTGGCTATACCATCAATGATTTAACCCGTGAGTGGAGCAGGTTTAAGCCTGAGTGGGTGCGTCAAGCAGTAATCGAAGCACTGTTTCAAGGAAGATATAAAGCTATTTCTGTGAGCCAGATTTTGCAGTTATGGGAACGTAAGGGGGAAACAAACTGTCGTTACAATCGTGAGTTTGAGCGATTGGTGTGTGGGGATGTAGCGGTAATTTATGAAGATCGCATTTACTATACACCGCCTCGAACTTCTGCTTGTGAATTCCTGATTACTGAAATAGCTCCCTTTGTTCCAGCAAAAGAAACTGCCTCCCCTATTTCGTTTACTTGTCGTTCTAAGATTGCAGGTATTCCGATCGCACCAAAGCCTCAACCTACGCAGCAAAGATGTCCTGATCGTATTGTTCCCATTCCATCAGGAACGACTAAATCTACACAGGCTTATCCGCTCAATCAAAAAGTAGAATATTCAGAAGCCTATCGATCTGCCTATGAGAATATGACTCTGTTGGCAGAGACTTCAATATTTGTCGATAAGTTGCGGTCAATGTGTAGTGATCGCCTAGTTTTACATGTCCCTGAATTTGTCGCCGAGCAGGAAAAAGTAGAATTCACGGCTGATAATTAGCCAAACTATAAATGTGGAGTGGGTCGTTCGAGTAGCTGTCGGACTTATTATCTGTTGTATTTCCCTATAAATTGCAGTTTCTCGCTAAAGTGGATAAGCATAACACCTCCAAACCATCAAGAAATTGTGAGGAATTTTGGCTTGCTTTCAAAAATTCCTATAATTTATGTTTATGAAATCAACTCCATTTATTCCC includes:
- the ycf46 gene encoding stress-responsive protein Ycf46 produces the protein MQEQLSILIQAQYPLIYLNTPEEERAERAIATISQLKPVRRVFVWTSTRGIVEHGQATAAAQHNTESIQAALQWVIRADQKDPAIYIFKDAHPFFDHPVAVRFLRDAVANFKGTQKTIILMSPIQVIPVELEKDIVVLDFPLPDIKAIEEVLDQQLSQIRTKKISSETREKLVRAALGLTQDEAEKVYRKAQVTSGRLTEEEVAIVLSEKQQLIRRNGILEYIEDEEDLDAVGGLEELKHWLQQRSNAFSQRARNYGLPQPKGMLILGVPGCGKSLIAKTTARLWSLPLIRLDMGRVYDGSTVGKSEANLRNALKVAESISPMILFIDELDKAFAGGAGSADSDGGTSSRIFGTFLTWMQEKKSPVFVMATANRIEKLPGEFLRKGRFDELFFVDLPNSEERRDIFRIHLRKRRPDLERFDLEQLSKVSDGFSGAEIEQAVIAAMYEAFAQDREFTQLDIISAVKSTTPLSRTMTEQVAALRDWARMRARPAATSVAEYQRMEF
- a CDS encoding DUF1257 domain-containing protein; the encoded protein is MSHFSTLRTKITDAEVLKSSLRDLGISVNTEADVRGYNSQRIRADIVATLEGDYDLGWSRNADGSFDLIADLWGVAKKHNQTELINSINQKYAVNKALAEVKRPGLSNANVKLVLQ